A window of the Phaseolus vulgaris cultivar G19833 chromosome 5, P. vulgaris v2.0, whole genome shotgun sequence genome harbors these coding sequences:
- the LOC137835961 gene encoding regulator of telomere elongation helicase 1 homolog isoform X3, with protein MGVLGSREQLCIHDEVKLLRGKTQTNACRFLCRRRGKRQCSHFHQVAEYLKGNSHLGEEPVDIEDLVDIGRKFGPCPYYLSKELHKFVDILFAPYNYLIDRGYRNSLQLSWSNSVLIFDEAHNLESICADAASFDLPSWLLTTCIKEAESCIDLSIERRDKSNDKSQNPDDFAILRALLLKLEKCISEVPIESKELGYTKPGPYIYELLADLNITHKTASKLIGIIGVASTLLQEHNQQKSTGTVCRLDRIGEILDIVFRDGRTAHAKYYRVHVREVEAWAANDSKGKVSRTISWWCFNPGIAMEDFRNKYGVRSIILTSGTLSPMESFAEELKLDFPIRLENPHVITPNQIWAGVVPVGPSGYTFNSSYRTRDSLQYKQDLGNAIVNLARIVPDGLLVFFPSYYLLDQIIGCWKSVSNENSMSIWDRICKHKKPVIEPRESSSFPLSIKDYMSKLNDTSTTGAVFFAVCRGKVSEGLDFADHAGRAVVITGLPFATSTDPKVRLKREYLDKQSRPEGELFKVLTGDEWYNQQASRAVNQAVGRVIRHRYDYGAIILCDERFSHQQRLSQVSRWIQPHIKCFSRFGEVVFTLTRFFRDVGTQCPTKVSLLEAKKEGNLGELTSSEQHIEKLFSPMTTPKAQNFSLKASSLIDTKKGHASFLGEIMPANRSSLSFDNCKTVHCKSSSDISGKVLLGRKTLLSSECERVELADSCHLGEKSKDTPIAPCSSKKRKFMSGEYDLKQCFGNSNEHSSSGVVDLRDKDGVASNSVELTRQKGNTPADSVPSVGDETQGSAFLAQVRDKLSAAEYIDFVGCMKALKTKAMKISEVLQCISRLFSGPDRLPLLKRFKDYIPAKYHSLYEHYVEEKTSIT; from the exons GCAACTATGCATTCATGATGAAGTGAAATTACTTCGAggaaaaacacaaacaaatgcttGCCGATTCCTCTGCCGTAGGCGTGGGAAGCGTCAATGTAGCCATTTTCATCAAGTTGCGg AGTACTTGAAGGGCAATTCCCATCTTGGAGAAGAGCCCGTAGATATTGAGGATTTGGTCGATATTGGTAGAAAATTTGGGCC GTGTCCTTATTATTTATCAAAGGAGCTCCACAAGTTTGTTGATATATTATTTGCTCCATATAATTATCTTATAGATCGTGGATATAGAAATTCTCTGCAACTTTCTTGGAGCAATAGTGTACTCATATTTGATGAAGCTCACAATTTG GAAAGCATATGTGCTGATGCAGCCTCCTTTGACTTGCCTTCTTGGCTTCTAACTACTTGTATTAAAGAGGCAGAAAGTTGTATTGACCTTTCTATAGAAAGAAGAGATAAATCAAATGATAAGTCACAAAATCCAGATGATTTTGCTATCCTTAGAG CACTTCTTCTAAAGCTTGAAAAGTGTATTTCTGAGGTGCCTATCGAATCTAAGGAGTTGGGGTACACCAAGCCTGGGCCTTATATCTATGAACTGCTGGCTGATCTTAACATCACGCACAAAACTGCTTCTAAGCTAATCGGTATAATTGGTGTAGCTTCAACACTTCTCCAGGAACATAATCAGCAGAAATCAACTGGCACGGTCTGCAGGTTGGATAGAATAGGTGAAATTCTTGATATTGTGTTCAGGGATGGAAGAACTGCACATGCTAAATATTATCGT GTTCATGTGCGGGAGGTTGAGGCTTGGGCTGCCAATGACTCTAAAG GCAAGGTGTCAAGGACAATCAGCTGGTGGTGCTTTAATCCAGGAATAGCCATGGAAGACTTTCGTAATAAATATGGGGTTAGATCTATTATACTGACTTCGGGCACATTATCTCCTATGGAGTCTTTTGCTGAGGAACTGAAGTT AGACTTCCCCATCCGGCTAGAAAATCCACATGTAATAACCCCAAATCAGATATGGGCGGGTGTTGTTCCGGTTGGTCCTTCAGGATATACTTTTAACTCCTCTTACCGCACTCGTGATTCACTACAGTACAAGCAGGACCTTGGAAATGCAATTG TAAATTTGGCCCGAATTGTTCCTGATGGACTTCTTGTATTCTTCCCATCGTATTACCTTTTGGACCAAATCATTGGTTGTTGGAAAAGTGTG AGTAATGAAAATTCAATGTCAATATGGGACAGAATTTGCAAACACAAGAAGCCTGTTATAGAACCTAGGGAATCTTCGTCATTTCCTTTGTCGATTAAG GACTATATGTCTAAGTTGAATGACACCTCAACCACTGGAGCAGTTTTTTTTGCTGTTTGTCGTGGGAAG GTAAGTGAAGGATTAGATTTTGCTGATCATGCTGGAAGAGCTGTGGTAATTACTGGTTTGCCATTTGCGACAAGTACTGATCCTAAG GTTCGACTAAAACGAGAATACCTAGATAAACAATCTCGTCCAGAGGGAGAACTGTTCAAG GTTTTAACGGGAGATGAATGGTATAACCAACAAGCCTCCCGAGCTGTGAATCAAGCTGTTGGGCGCGTAATTCGCCATCGCTATGACTATGGAGCAATTATTTTATGTGATGAAAG GTTTTCACATCAACAACGCCTGTCCCAAGTCTCACGTTGGATACAGCCTCATATAAAG TGTTTCTCAAGATTTGGAGAAGTCGTTTTCACTCTAACTCGGTTTTTTCGAGATGTGGGAACTCAGTGTCCTACTAAGGTGTCTTTGTTGGAAGCTAAAAAAGAGG GAAATCTAGGAGAATTAACGTCATCAGAGCAGCATATTGAAAAACTTTTTTCACCTATG ACCACACCAAAGGCTCAAAATTTCTCTTTGAAAGCATCATCTTTGATTGATACTAAAAAAGGTCATGCATCATTCCTGGGAGAAATCATGCCGGCCAATCGCTCATCTCTTTCTTTTGACAATTGCAAGACTGTACACTGTAAAAGTTCAAGTGATATTTCCGGCAAGGTTTTGCTTGGAAGGAAGACTCTTCTATCATCAGAATGTGAGAGGGTTGAGTTGGCTGATAGTTGTCATCTTGGTGAAAAATCAAAGGATACACCAATAGCACCTTGTTCTTCCAAGAAGCGTAAATTTATGTCAGGAGAGTACGACTTAAAGCAATGTTTTGGAAATTCTAATGAGCATTCATCATCTG GGGTTGTAGATCTAAGAGATAAAGATGGTGTGGCCTCCAATAGTGTTGAATTGACTAGACAAAAAGGCAACACTCCTGCTGATTCCGTGCCTTCAGTTGGTGATGAAACCCAAGGATCAGCATTCCTTGCTCAG GTTCGAGATAAGCTCAGTGCTGCGGAATACATAGACTTCGTGGGTTGTATGAAGGCACTCAAGACCAAAGCAATGAAAATTAGCGAAGTTTTACAGTGTATTTCTAGATTGTTCTCTGGACCTGATAGGCTACCTCTACTTAAAAG GTTCAAAGATTACATCCCAGCAAAATATCATTCTTTGTATGAGCACTATGTTGAAGAAAAAACATCAATCACGTGA
- the LOC137835961 gene encoding regulator of telomere elongation helicase 1 homolog isoform X2, translated as MHTGDKSEGKSDVSLSQSESSTFSTIVYASRTHSQIRQVIQELKRTSYRPKMGVLGSREQLCIHDEVKLLRGKTQTNACRFLCRRRGKRQCSHFHQVAEYLKGNSHLGEEPVDIEDLVDIGRKFGPCPYYLSKELHKFVDILFAPYNYLIDRGYRNSLQLSWSNSVLIFDEAHNLESICADAASFDLPSWLLTTCIKEAESCIDLSIERRDKSNDKSQNPDDFAILRALLLKLEKCISEVPIESKELGYTKPGPYIYELLADLNITHKTASKLIGIIGVASTLLQEHNQQKSTGTVCRLDRIGEILDIVFRDGRTAHAKYYRVHVREVEAWAANDSKGKVSRTISWWCFNPGIAMEDFRNKYGVRSIILTSGTLSPMESFAEELKLDFPIRLENPHVITPNQIWAGVVPVGPSGYTFNSSYRTRDSLQYKQDLGNAIVNLARIVPDGLLVFFPSYYLLDQIIGCWKSVSNENSMSIWDRICKHKKPVIEPRESSSFPLSIKDYMSKLNDTSTTGAVFFAVCRGKVSEGLDFADHAGRAVVITGLPFATSTDPKVRLKREYLDKQSRPEGELFKVLTGDEWYNQQASRAVNQAVGRVIRHRYDYGAIILCDERFSHQQRLSQVSRWIQPHIKCFSRFGEVVFTLTRFFRDVGTQCPTKVSLLEAKKEGNLGELTSSEQHIEKLFSPMTTPKAQNFSLKASSLIDTKKGHASFLGEIMPANRSSLSFDNCKTVHCKSSSDISGKVLLGRKTLLSSECERVELADSCHLGEKSKDTPIAPCSSKKRKFMSGEYDLKQCFGNSNEHSSSGVVDLRDKDGVASNSVELTRQKGNTPADSVPSVGDETQGSAFLAQVRDKLSAAEYIDFVGCMKALKTKAMKISEVLQCISRLFSGPDRLPLLKRFKDYIPAKYHSLYEHYVEEKTSIT; from the exons GCAACTATGCATTCATGATGAAGTGAAATTACTTCGAggaaaaacacaaacaaatgcttGCCGATTCCTCTGCCGTAGGCGTGGGAAGCGTCAATGTAGCCATTTTCATCAAGTTGCGg AGTACTTGAAGGGCAATTCCCATCTTGGAGAAGAGCCCGTAGATATTGAGGATTTGGTCGATATTGGTAGAAAATTTGGGCC GTGTCCTTATTATTTATCAAAGGAGCTCCACAAGTTTGTTGATATATTATTTGCTCCATATAATTATCTTATAGATCGTGGATATAGAAATTCTCTGCAACTTTCTTGGAGCAATAGTGTACTCATATTTGATGAAGCTCACAATTTG GAAAGCATATGTGCTGATGCAGCCTCCTTTGACTTGCCTTCTTGGCTTCTAACTACTTGTATTAAAGAGGCAGAAAGTTGTATTGACCTTTCTATAGAAAGAAGAGATAAATCAAATGATAAGTCACAAAATCCAGATGATTTTGCTATCCTTAGAG CACTTCTTCTAAAGCTTGAAAAGTGTATTTCTGAGGTGCCTATCGAATCTAAGGAGTTGGGGTACACCAAGCCTGGGCCTTATATCTATGAACTGCTGGCTGATCTTAACATCACGCACAAAACTGCTTCTAAGCTAATCGGTATAATTGGTGTAGCTTCAACACTTCTCCAGGAACATAATCAGCAGAAATCAACTGGCACGGTCTGCAGGTTGGATAGAATAGGTGAAATTCTTGATATTGTGTTCAGGGATGGAAGAACTGCACATGCTAAATATTATCGT GTTCATGTGCGGGAGGTTGAGGCTTGGGCTGCCAATGACTCTAAAG GCAAGGTGTCAAGGACAATCAGCTGGTGGTGCTTTAATCCAGGAATAGCCATGGAAGACTTTCGTAATAAATATGGGGTTAGATCTATTATACTGACTTCGGGCACATTATCTCCTATGGAGTCTTTTGCTGAGGAACTGAAGTT AGACTTCCCCATCCGGCTAGAAAATCCACATGTAATAACCCCAAATCAGATATGGGCGGGTGTTGTTCCGGTTGGTCCTTCAGGATATACTTTTAACTCCTCTTACCGCACTCGTGATTCACTACAGTACAAGCAGGACCTTGGAAATGCAATTG TAAATTTGGCCCGAATTGTTCCTGATGGACTTCTTGTATTCTTCCCATCGTATTACCTTTTGGACCAAATCATTGGTTGTTGGAAAAGTGTG AGTAATGAAAATTCAATGTCAATATGGGACAGAATTTGCAAACACAAGAAGCCTGTTATAGAACCTAGGGAATCTTCGTCATTTCCTTTGTCGATTAAG GACTATATGTCTAAGTTGAATGACACCTCAACCACTGGAGCAGTTTTTTTTGCTGTTTGTCGTGGGAAG GTAAGTGAAGGATTAGATTTTGCTGATCATGCTGGAAGAGCTGTGGTAATTACTGGTTTGCCATTTGCGACAAGTACTGATCCTAAG GTTCGACTAAAACGAGAATACCTAGATAAACAATCTCGTCCAGAGGGAGAACTGTTCAAG GTTTTAACGGGAGATGAATGGTATAACCAACAAGCCTCCCGAGCTGTGAATCAAGCTGTTGGGCGCGTAATTCGCCATCGCTATGACTATGGAGCAATTATTTTATGTGATGAAAG GTTTTCACATCAACAACGCCTGTCCCAAGTCTCACGTTGGATACAGCCTCATATAAAG TGTTTCTCAAGATTTGGAGAAGTCGTTTTCACTCTAACTCGGTTTTTTCGAGATGTGGGAACTCAGTGTCCTACTAAGGTGTCTTTGTTGGAAGCTAAAAAAGAGG GAAATCTAGGAGAATTAACGTCATCAGAGCAGCATATTGAAAAACTTTTTTCACCTATG ACCACACCAAAGGCTCAAAATTTCTCTTTGAAAGCATCATCTTTGATTGATACTAAAAAAGGTCATGCATCATTCCTGGGAGAAATCATGCCGGCCAATCGCTCATCTCTTTCTTTTGACAATTGCAAGACTGTACACTGTAAAAGTTCAAGTGATATTTCCGGCAAGGTTTTGCTTGGAAGGAAGACTCTTCTATCATCAGAATGTGAGAGGGTTGAGTTGGCTGATAGTTGTCATCTTGGTGAAAAATCAAAGGATACACCAATAGCACCTTGTTCTTCCAAGAAGCGTAAATTTATGTCAGGAGAGTACGACTTAAAGCAATGTTTTGGAAATTCTAATGAGCATTCATCATCTG GGGTTGTAGATCTAAGAGATAAAGATGGTGTGGCCTCCAATAGTGTTGAATTGACTAGACAAAAAGGCAACACTCCTGCTGATTCCGTGCCTTCAGTTGGTGATGAAACCCAAGGATCAGCATTCCTTGCTCAG GTTCGAGATAAGCTCAGTGCTGCGGAATACATAGACTTCGTGGGTTGTATGAAGGCACTCAAGACCAAAGCAATGAAAATTAGCGAAGTTTTACAGTGTATTTCTAGATTGTTCTCTGGACCTGATAGGCTACCTCTACTTAAAAG GTTCAAAGATTACATCCCAGCAAAATATCATTCTTTGTATGAGCACTATGTTGAAGAAAAAACATCAATCACGTGA